In Synergistaceae bacterium, a single genomic region encodes these proteins:
- a CDS encoding methylmalonyl-CoA carboxyltransferase produces the protein MSQRTMDELCEELLAKRESARQGGGEKAVARQKEKGKLTARERIELLLDPGTFNEVDEFVHHRCVHFGLEKRVFEGDGVVTGWGLVEGRKVYVFSQDFSVLGGSLGEMHAEKICKILDMALSTGSPVVGINDSGGARIQEAVDSLNGYGKIFFQNTLASGVIPQLSVIVGPSAGGAVYSPALMDYTFMVEGIGIMHITGPAVIKAVTGEEVTSEQIGGSLANNSKSGNAHFNAKSEEECFAQVRKLLSYLPQNNLEDAPEKDAVDDPMREDMELRNIVPVNPNKGYDVREVIRRVVDDADFFEVQPLWAKNIVIGYARIGGKVIGIIANQAAHLAGCLDIDASDKASRFIRHCDAFNIPIVTFVDVPGYLPGTAQEFGGIIRHGAKMLYSYSEATVPMVTLVLRKAYGGAYLGMCSKALGADMVLAWPQAEIAVMGAEGAANIVFRREIEGAEDAVAMRTKKIEEYREAFANPYVAAERGFVDRVILPETTRGEIWRAIIASENRRDFRPHRKHGVMPH, from the coding sequence ATGTCGCAGCGAACGATGGATGAGCTTTGCGAAGAACTATTGGCAAAGCGGGAGAGTGCGCGTCAAGGCGGCGGAGAGAAGGCGGTGGCCAGGCAGAAGGAGAAGGGCAAGCTGACTGCGCGCGAGCGTATCGAGCTTTTGCTGGATCCAGGCACATTCAACGAGGTGGACGAGTTCGTCCACCACAGGTGCGTCCACTTCGGCTTGGAAAAGAGAGTATTCGAGGGAGACGGAGTAGTCACAGGCTGGGGATTGGTAGAGGGGCGCAAGGTCTATGTATTCAGTCAGGACTTCTCCGTTCTCGGAGGATCGTTGGGAGAGATGCACGCGGAGAAGATCTGCAAGATACTTGACATGGCGCTGAGCACCGGCAGCCCGGTGGTGGGCATCAACGACAGCGGCGGCGCTCGTATCCAGGAGGCGGTGGACTCGCTGAACGGCTACGGCAAGATCTTCTTCCAAAACACCCTGGCGAGCGGAGTGATCCCGCAGCTTTCGGTGATAGTGGGACCCAGTGCGGGCGGCGCGGTCTACAGCCCGGCCCTCATGGACTACACCTTCATGGTGGAGGGCATTGGGATCATGCATATCACCGGCCCGGCGGTCATCAAGGCCGTAACCGGGGAAGAGGTCACCAGCGAGCAGATAGGCGGATCTCTCGCCAACAACAGCAAGAGCGGCAACGCACACTTCAACGCAAAGAGCGAGGAGGAGTGCTTCGCGCAGGTCAGGAAGCTTCTTAGCTACCTTCCGCAGAACAACCTCGAAGACGCCCCGGAGAAGGATGCGGTGGACGACCCGATGAGGGAGGACATGGAGCTTCGCAATATAGTCCCGGTGAACCCGAACAAGGGTTACGACGTGCGCGAGGTCATCCGCCGCGTTGTGGACGACGCTGACTTCTTCGAGGTGCAACCCCTCTGGGCGAAGAATATCGTGATAGGCTACGCCCGAATCGGCGGCAAGGTCATAGGCATAATCGCCAACCAGGCCGCTCATCTAGCCGGGTGCCTGGACATAGACGCCTCCGACAAGGCGAGCCGCTTCATCAGACACTGCGACGCTTTCAACATTCCCATAGTCACGTTCGTGGACGTGCCGGGCTACCTGCCGGGCACCGCCCAGGAGTTCGGAGGGATCATCCGGCATGGTGCCAAGATGCTTTACTCCTACAGCGAGGCTACCGTTCCCATGGTCACCCTGGTGCTAAGGAAAGCCTACGGGGGCGCCTACCTCGGAATGTGCAGCAAGGCCCTCGGGGCGGACATGGTGCTCGCGTGGCCGCAGGCCGAGATCGCCGTCATGGGCGCAGAAGGGGCCGCCAACATAGTCTTCCGCCGCGAGATCGAGGGGGCCGAAGACGCAGTGGCCATGCGCACGAAGAAGATAGAGGAGTACAGGGAGGCCTTCGCCAACCCCTACGTCGCGGCGGAGCGGGGCTTCGTCGACAGGGTGATACTCCCGGAGACCACGCGCGGGGAGATTTGGCGTGCGATCATAGCTTCGGAGAACCGACGCGACTTTAGACCGCACCGTAAACACGGCGTCATGCCTCACTAA
- a CDS encoding cobalamin B12-binding domain-containing protein encodes MSERKIRVVIAKPGLDGHDRGAKVIARALRDAGSEVIYTGLRQTPEQIVNTVIQEDADAVGISILSGAHTFYFTKIIEMLKERDADDVIVFGGGVIPDNDIPGLLEAGAGAVFGPGTSTSTCVKWLEEAVAEKRAKE; translated from the coding sequence ATGAGCGAGAGGAAAATCAGAGTGGTCATTGCCAAACCCGGATTGGACGGACATGACAGGGGCGCCAAGGTGATAGCGCGAGCCCTTAGGGATGCGGGATCGGAGGTCATCTACACAGGCCTCAGGCAGACCCCGGAGCAGATCGTGAACACGGTGATCCAGGAGGACGCGGACGCGGTGGGGATAAGCATCCTCTCCGGGGCTCACACATTTTACTTCACCAAGATAATCGAGATGCTCAAAGAGCGTGACGCGGACGACGTCATCGTATTCGGAGGAGGGGTAATCCCCGATAATGACATTCCTGGCCTTCTGGAGGCAGGCGCGGGCGCCGTCTTTGGCCCCGGGACCTCGACTTCGACATGCGTTAAGTGGCTCGAAGAGGCGGTCGCTGAAAAACGAGCGAAAGAGTAG
- the upp gene encoding uracil phosphoribosyltransferase has product MRIAVGSDHAAFSLKTRLLEHLRQKPGVVPMDMGTDTDARSCDYPDIAFRVGEAISMGNADKGLLLCGTGIGMSIAANKIPGIYAAHCHEIETARLSRLHNDSNVLAMGARIISPELATDILDAWLSTDFEGDRHIRRLEKILDYERKACPGRALSERGKTVLFEHPLVLHKVSMIRDKNTSVKEFRELVQEIAGLMVYEMTRSLPLVRKEVETPLEKTDAYALAGKDLAIIPVLRAGLGMVDGILQLIPNAKVGHIGLYRDPDTLLPVEYYCKLPSDIDQRDVLVLDPMLATGGSAAAAISLIKRQGGKKISLVCIIAAPEGVAKVHSEHPDIDIYSAALDSHLNGQGYIVPGLGDAGDRLYGTK; this is encoded by the coding sequence ATGAGAATCGCCGTGGGTTCCGATCATGCTGCTTTCTCTTTGAAAACCCGTCTGTTGGAGCATCTCAGACAAAAACCGGGAGTCGTTCCAATGGACATGGGCACTGACACGGACGCCCGGTCCTGCGACTACCCGGATATCGCCTTCCGCGTGGGTGAAGCCATCAGTATGGGAAACGCGGACAAAGGGCTACTGCTCTGCGGGACCGGGATTGGGATGAGCATAGCGGCGAACAAGATCCCCGGCATATACGCGGCCCACTGCCACGAGATCGAGACAGCCCGACTTAGTCGTCTCCACAACGACTCGAACGTCCTTGCGATGGGCGCGAGGATAATCTCTCCGGAACTGGCGACGGACATCCTTGATGCGTGGCTGTCAACGGATTTCGAGGGGGACAGGCATATCCGAAGGCTAGAAAAAATCCTGGATTACGAACGGAAGGCGTGTCCCGGCCGGGCCTTGTCCGAGAGGGGCAAGACGGTCCTGTTCGAGCACCCGCTCGTTCTTCACAAGGTCAGTATGATCCGCGACAAAAACACCTCGGTAAAGGAGTTCCGCGAGCTCGTACAGGAGATCGCCGGACTGATGGTCTACGAGATGACGCGCAGTCTTCCGCTCGTCAGGAAGGAGGTCGAGACCCCCCTTGAGAAGACGGATGCCTACGCTCTGGCCGGTAAGGACCTCGCGATAATACCAGTGCTGAGGGCCGGCCTCGGGATGGTCGACGGCATCCTTCAGCTCATCCCGAACGCAAAGGTCGGTCACATAGGGCTGTACAGGGACCCCGATACGCTGCTGCCGGTGGAGTACTACTGCAAGCTGCCCTCGGACATTGATCAGCGGGACGTGCTCGTCCTCGACCCGATGCTGGCGACGGGTGGCTCGGCGGCGGCGGCGATAAGCCTGATAAAGAGACAGGGCGGAAAGAAAATCTCCCTGGTGTGCATAATCGCGGCCCCAGAGGGAGTCGCAAAAGTGCACTCGGAGCATCCCGATATAGATATCTACTCCGCCGCCCTGGACAGCCACTTGAACGGTCAAGGCTATATAGTGCCGGGGCTCGGAGACGCGGGCGACCGGCTATACGGAACGAAATAA
- a CDS encoding methylmalonyl-CoA mutase family protein encodes MKKEYEEAKARFEAGVSKTLERRKERKEAFFTVGGIPVERLYALESSKDTDYLKEIGFPGEYPFTRGVQPTMYRGRFWTMRQYAGFASAEESNERYRYLLESGTTGLSVAFDLPTQIGYDSDDPMAQGECGKVGVAIDSLKDMEILFDRIPLDKVSTSMTINAPAIVLLAMYICVGEKQGVAMSDLSGTIQNDILKEYIARGTYIFPPKPSMRLITDIFEFCSQNVPKWNTISISGYHIREAGSTAAQEVAFTLADGIAYVEAARNKGLDPNVFGGRLSFFFNAHNDFLEEVAKFRAARRMWAKIMKERFGVTNPKAQMLRFHTQTGGCTLTAQQPENNIVRVTLQALASVLGGTQSLHTNSMDEALALPSEKSVMIALRTQQIIANESGVTNTVDPLAGSYAIESLTDDIEKKAFEYIEQIDEMGGMLVAIEKGYVQKHIQDSAYEYQRAIESKQAIVVGVNQYQIEESNKDMKLLSVDASVGERQIKKLAELKQSRDNIAVNNALDSIRTAAEDESRSLMPLVIDAVRAYATEGEICGVLRGVFGEYTENIVL; translated from the coding sequence ATGAAAAAGGAGTACGAGGAAGCGAAAGCCCGCTTTGAGGCCGGGGTCTCGAAGACTCTTGAGAGACGCAAGGAGCGGAAGGAAGCCTTTTTCACGGTGGGAGGCATTCCGGTGGAGAGGCTGTATGCCCTGGAGTCGTCAAAAGACACCGACTATTTAAAGGAAATCGGCTTCCCCGGTGAATACCCCTTCACCCGCGGCGTGCAGCCCACGATGTACCGGGGCAGGTTCTGGACGATGCGCCAGTACGCCGGCTTCGCCTCGGCGGAGGAGTCCAACGAGAGATACCGCTACCTCCTGGAGTCCGGCACGACGGGGCTCTCCGTGGCATTCGACCTTCCGACCCAGATAGGCTACGACTCCGACGACCCGATGGCGCAGGGGGAGTGCGGGAAAGTAGGAGTCGCCATCGACAGCCTCAAGGACATGGAGATACTGTTCGACCGGATCCCGTTGGACAAGGTGTCCACCTCGATGACGATAAACGCGCCCGCGATCGTGCTTCTTGCCATGTACATCTGCGTCGGCGAGAAGCAGGGGGTCGCCATGAGCGACCTTTCCGGGACCATTCAGAACGACATCCTGAAGGAGTACATAGCGAGGGGCACCTACATCTTCCCGCCAAAGCCGTCGATGAGGCTCATAACCGATATCTTCGAGTTCTGCAGTCAGAACGTGCCGAAGTGGAACACGATCTCGATCTCCGGCTACCATATAAGAGAGGCCGGCAGCACGGCGGCCCAAGAGGTGGCCTTCACTCTCGCTGACGGAATCGCCTACGTCGAGGCCGCGCGCAACAAGGGGCTGGATCCCAATGTCTTCGGAGGGAGGCTCTCATTCTTCTTCAACGCGCATAACGACTTCCTGGAGGAGGTCGCCAAGTTCCGCGCGGCCAGGAGGATGTGGGCGAAGATCATGAAGGAGAGGTTCGGCGTGACCAACCCGAAGGCGCAGATGCTCCGCTTCCACACCCAGACCGGAGGATGCACCCTGACTGCGCAGCAGCCGGAGAACAACATAGTCAGGGTGACGCTGCAGGCGCTGGCCTCCGTGCTGGGGGGCACTCAGTCCCTGCACACGAACAGCATGGACGAGGCCCTTGCCCTTCCGTCGGAGAAGAGCGTCATGATAGCCCTCCGCACCCAGCAGATAATCGCGAACGAGTCAGGCGTGACCAACACGGTGGATCCGCTGGCCGGCAGCTACGCCATCGAATCGCTCACGGACGACATAGAGAAGAAGGCATTCGAATATATCGAGCAGATCGACGAGATGGGCGGAATGCTCGTGGCCATCGAGAAGGGCTATGTGCAGAAGCACATCCAGGACTCGGCTTATGAATACCAGAGGGCAATAGAGTCGAAACAGGCGATAGTGGTCGGAGTGAACCAGTACCAGATCGAGGAATCCAACAAGGACATGAAGCTCCTCTCGGTGGACGCCTCCGTGGGCGAGAGGCAGATCAAAAAACTGGCCGAGCTGAAGCAGTCGCGCGACAACATTGCCGTGAACAACGCGCTGGACTCCATCCGCACGGCGGCGGAGGATGAATCGAGGAGCCTGATGCCGCTCGTCATCGATGCAGTGCGCGCCTACGCCACGGAAGGAGAGATCTGCGGGGTGCTCAGGGGAGTCTTCGGCGAGTACACCGAGAATATAGTTCTTTAG
- a CDS encoding acetyl-CoA carboxylase biotin carboxyl carrier protein subunit (composes the biotin carboxyl carrier protein subunit of the acetyl-CoA carboxylase complex, the enzyme that catalyzes the carboxylation of acetyl-CoA to malonyl-CoA, which in turn controls the rate of fatty acid metabolism), which translates to MSRKFRVTVDGTAYTVEVEDLGAGSPAAAPAQAPAPAAIPAAAPAATAAPAPAPAPAPAPAPVPAGDGAPVTAPMPGKILKVAVSVGAQVKNGDMVLILEAMKMENEIFSPADGVVKEIRSREGDTVNTGDVMMVIG; encoded by the coding sequence ATGAGCAGGAAGTTTAGAGTTACAGTTGACGGAACGGCTTACACGGTGGAAGTAGAGGATCTTGGCGCAGGCTCGCCCGCCGCAGCGCCCGCACAGGCTCCGGCTCCGGCGGCAATCCCCGCGGCTGCTCCTGCAGCAACAGCGGCACCTGCACCAGCACCAGCGCCCGCTCCGGCTCCGGCCCCCGTTCCGGCGGGCGATGGCGCCCCGGTGACAGCACCGATGCCCGGGAAGATCCTGAAGGTAGCGGTGTCCGTCGGTGCCCAGGTCAAAAACGGCGACATGGTGCTCATCCTCGAGGCGATGAAGATGGAAAACGAGATTTTCTCCCCTGCGGATGGAGTTGTGAAGGAGATCAGGAGCCGGGAGGGCGATACCGTCAATACCGGCGATGTGATGATGGTGATCGGCTAA
- the wecB gene encoding UDP-N-acetylglucosamine 2-epimerase (non-hydrolyzing) has translation MSTDTKRIACVVGTRPEGIKMAPLIQALRREGFRVAVISTGQHLHMLNQSLSFFGICADVNLSIMEERQSLDAITSKVLNGVGSFLDENPQDLVLVHGDTSTTFASALAGFYRGIPVGHVEAGLRSGDMRSPFPEEANRVLTDRLASLWFAPTPRAAENLREEGLPVSEETLIVTGNTVIDALKQTLKIDRAPSRELHPLEDFSGRLILMTAHRRESWGAPLESICKAILDILEQDKEARVLIPLHKNPSVREVIRRFLGGAERVILTEPLDYPDFVRVMKRSSLILSDSGGVQEETAELKIPLLVMRDTSERPEALEEGTALLVGTDRGRIASTALRILSDDSFRESLVNRGKYPFGRGNASEKIVDAIKRFFACRTG, from the coding sequence ATGAGTACAGATACTAAACGAATCGCTTGCGTCGTCGGGACTCGCCCGGAGGGAATAAAAATGGCACCCCTGATACAGGCCCTTCGCAGGGAGGGCTTCAGGGTCGCTGTTATCTCAACCGGGCAGCACCTTCACATGCTGAATCAATCTCTGAGCTTTTTCGGAATATGCGCGGACGTGAATCTATCGATAATGGAGGAGCGGCAGTCGCTGGACGCCATTACGTCAAAGGTCCTGAACGGGGTTGGGTCGTTCCTGGACGAGAACCCGCAGGACCTGGTGCTCGTCCATGGGGACACCTCAACTACCTTCGCGTCGGCGCTAGCGGGTTTTTACAGGGGAATTCCCGTCGGACACGTCGAGGCCGGCCTGAGAAGCGGCGATATGCGCAGCCCCTTCCCCGAGGAGGCCAACAGGGTGCTCACGGACCGATTGGCCTCCCTCTGGTTCGCACCTACGCCGAGGGCGGCGGAAAACCTTCGCGAAGAAGGACTGCCCGTATCTGAAGAGACCCTGATCGTCACCGGCAACACCGTGATCGATGCGCTAAAACAGACCTTGAAGATAGATCGCGCCCCAAGCCGGGAGCTGCATCCCCTGGAGGATTTCTCGGGACGTCTTATTCTAATGACAGCGCACAGGAGGGAGTCGTGGGGGGCCCCCTTGGAGTCCATCTGCAAGGCGATTCTCGACATACTGGAACAGGATAAAGAGGCGAGGGTGTTGATCCCGCTCCACAAGAACCCGTCGGTGCGGGAGGTTATCCGTCGTTTCCTGGGCGGGGCGGAGAGGGTGATCCTGACGGAACCTTTGGATTATCCGGATTTCGTCCGGGTCATGAAGAGGAGCTCGTTGATCCTGAGCGACAGCGGCGGGGTACAGGAGGAGACCGCCGAGCTGAAAATCCCTCTTCTTGTAATGAGGGACACCTCCGAGAGGCCTGAGGCGCTTGAGGAGGGCACGGCGTTGCTCGTCGGCACCGATAGGGGCAGAATAGCAAGCACCGCCCTGCGAATACTTTCGGACGACTCCTTCAGGGAGAGCTTGGTCAACAGGGGCAAATACCCTTTCGGACGCGGGAATGCCTCCGAAAAGATCGTGGATGCGATAAAACGATTCTTCGCATGTCGGACAGGATGA
- a CDS encoding undecaprenyl/decaprenyl-phosphate alpha-N-acetylglucosaminyl 1-phosphate transferase produces MNPALYTLPITVALLFLWSLFITPLSINLSNRYRIVDRPGERKIHTIITPRGAGIVIWLGFLLWGLYSVEAIPAFRPLALGGTMVFLSGYWDDMRTLRPSIRLAFHVAAAVIFLVYVEIPIRHFPTGILWIAGMSNAFNLVDGANGLCLSMCIAASAALGLAGFPEVYFPLAGLAAGVLPWNFPKARTFIGDGGTTLLGYLYSSLFILSIMPFIESYSTIHLPLSLFLIGGIPAADTLFAIMRRLASGKSPFSPDRGHIHHRLIDAGWGAIWTVAFLNVVHLFLIAGGMLVSGFFFV; encoded by the coding sequence GTGAATCCCGCGCTTTACACTCTCCCCATAACGGTTGCGCTTCTCTTCCTCTGGAGCCTGTTCATAACGCCGCTTTCTATAAACCTTTCGAACAGGTACAGAATCGTCGACAGGCCCGGAGAGCGGAAGATACACACCATCATCACACCGAGGGGTGCCGGCATCGTCATCTGGCTGGGCTTTCTCCTGTGGGGGCTTTACTCCGTCGAGGCGATCCCGGCGTTTCGCCCCCTGGCCCTGGGAGGCACAATGGTCTTCCTGAGCGGTTACTGGGATGACATGAGGACGCTCAGGCCATCGATACGCCTTGCTTTTCACGTGGCCGCCGCCGTGATTTTCCTTGTCTACGTCGAGATTCCCATCCGCCATTTCCCGACGGGGATCCTGTGGATCGCCGGCATGAGCAATGCGTTCAACCTCGTAGACGGCGCCAACGGGCTTTGCCTCTCGATGTGCATTGCCGCCTCGGCGGCCCTCGGCCTCGCAGGCTTTCCCGAAGTCTACTTTCCTCTTGCCGGACTGGCGGCGGGAGTACTCCCTTGGAATTTCCCAAAGGCCAGGACATTCATAGGGGATGGAGGCACGACACTGCTCGGCTATCTCTACTCTTCGCTCTTCATCCTCTCGATAATGCCGTTCATAGAGAGTTACAGCACGATTCACCTGCCGCTGTCGCTTTTTTTAATTGGGGGGATCCCTGCGGCCGACACCCTCTTTGCTATAATGAGAAGGTTGGCTAGTGGAAAGTCTCCCTTTTCTCCGGACAGAGGGCACATACATCACCGACTGATCGATGCGGGATGGGGGGCTATATGGACAGTGGCTTTTTTAAATGTCGTTCACCTGTTTTTAATTGCTGGCGGAATGCTTGTATCCGGCTTTTTCTTTGTGTAG
- a CDS encoding OadG family protein, with product METTAVNGAVEAVETAGRAAESLSGVSGALIMCIIAFSVVFLVLVGLTGVIFAIKYMAQGLERKKGGPTSGATSTPSAAGSPAQSPASDGRLLAVITAAVAATGINGRITSIQPGGGTCLRHIRSSGWRNATLSEGIQTLRRGWK from the coding sequence ATGGAAACCACGGCAGTAAACGGGGCTGTAGAGGCAGTTGAAACTGCGGGCCGCGCGGCGGAAAGCCTGTCGGGAGTGAGCGGCGCGCTTATCATGTGCATCATCGCGTTCAGCGTCGTCTTCCTGGTGTTGGTAGGCCTCACTGGCGTGATATTCGCCATCAAGTACATGGCCCAGGGGCTTGAACGCAAGAAGGGGGGGCCAACGTCGGGCGCAACTTCGACGCCCTCTGCGGCCGGATCGCCGGCGCAGTCGCCTGCCTCCGACGGACGTCTTCTCGCCGTAATAACCGCGGCAGTGGCAGCAACCGGTATAAACGGAAGGATTACAAGCATCCAGCCGGGCGGAGGCACATGTCTGAGGCACATAAGATCCTCGGGATGGAGAAACGCAACCCTCTCGGAGGGGATTCAGACTCTTAGAAGAGGCTGGAAGTAG
- a CDS encoding sodium ion-translocating decarboxylase subunit beta — protein MDSYVLAIREIFEASGFAGLTGGHITMLLVALVMLYLAIGKDFEPLLLVPIGFGCLLVNLPLSGIMEEGGFLRYVFFGTEHEIYPVIIFMGIGALTDFAPLIANPITFLLGAAAQLGVFIALFGAMVMGFSIKEAASIAIIGGADGPTSIYLTMKLAPQVLGAVAVAAYSYMSLVPLIQPPVIRMLTSKADRGIRMETLRPVSKLERILFPIVTTIASGLLLPASVPLVGVLMFGNLLRECGATERLSLAAQNEILNITTIFLGLSVGGTMSAEQFLTPATLKIILLGLIAFVFSTAGGVLFGQVLKKWSGGKINPMIGSAGVSAVPMAARVVQRVVQKEYPGNFLLMHAMGPNVAGVIGTAVAAGVMLTLLT, from the coding sequence ATGGATAGCTATGTATTGGCGATAAGGGAGATTTTCGAGGCCTCCGGCTTCGCCGGACTCACTGGAGGACACATCACGATGCTCCTGGTGGCGCTGGTTATGCTCTACCTCGCCATCGGCAAGGACTTCGAGCCTCTATTGCTGGTCCCCATCGGATTCGGATGCCTTCTGGTAAACCTGCCTCTATCCGGGATAATGGAGGAGGGCGGATTTCTTCGCTACGTGTTTTTCGGCACGGAACACGAGATATACCCGGTCATCATCTTCATGGGGATCGGTGCTCTGACGGACTTCGCCCCGCTGATAGCCAACCCGATTACATTCCTGCTCGGGGCGGCTGCTCAGCTCGGGGTGTTCATAGCGCTCTTCGGCGCGATGGTGATGGGCTTCTCGATCAAGGAGGCGGCGTCCATAGCAATCATAGGGGGCGCAGACGGGCCGACCAGCATCTACCTGACTATGAAATTGGCGCCTCAAGTGCTGGGCGCGGTCGCGGTGGCCGCCTACAGCTACATGTCCCTCGTTCCGCTGATCCAGCCTCCTGTGATCAGGATGCTCACCAGCAAAGCGGACCGAGGGATAAGGATGGAGACGCTGCGCCCGGTAAGCAAGCTGGAGAGGATACTCTTTCCCATCGTCACTACGATAGCCTCCGGCCTACTGCTTCCCGCCTCCGTCCCCCTGGTGGGGGTGCTGATGTTCGGCAACCTGCTGAGGGAGTGCGGGGCGACTGAGAGGCTCAGCCTGGCCGCACAGAACGAGATATTGAACATAACCACCATCTTCCTCGGCCTTTCGGTGGGCGGGACGATGAGCGCAGAGCAGTTCCTCACACCGGCCACGCTGAAGATCATCCTGCTTGGGCTGATCGCCTTCGTGTTCAGCACCGCCGGAGGAGTACTTTTCGGACAGGTGCTCAAGAAGTGGAGCGGCGGCAAGATCAACCCGATGATAGGCTCGGCGGGCGTGTCTGCCGTGCCGATGGCCGCGCGAGTGGTTCAGCGCGTCGTCCAGAAGGAGTACCCCGGCAACTTCCTGCTGATGCACGCGATGGGGCCGAACGTCGCGGGCGTCATAGGCACGGCGGTGGCCGCAGGAGTAATGTTGACGCTCCTGACATAA
- the meaB gene encoding methylmalonyl Co-A mutase-associated GTPase MeaB: protein MEDLLKRALNGDIRSIARIISLIENDTPSKDELLKRIYPLSGNAMVLGITGSPGAGKSTLTDKVIENFRRREKKVAVIAIDPSSPFSGGAILADRIRMQRHTGDPGVYIRSMGTRGSLGGLSRGAKESLILLDACGYDVIIIETVGVGQSEVDIIKIADTVCVVLVPGMGDDIQIMKAGIMEIANVFAVNKADKPGVDRVAAEVRLMLDLVKNKEWTPPVHLTVAEDGSGIEELVDSFIAHSSFLKDNPDGRRREWRRLAFEVEGILLQKLTRLAEKRWDSFRTDEIMDLLLSRKTNPYAVAEDVLKNIMP, encoded by the coding sequence GTGGAGGATCTGCTGAAGAGGGCGTTGAACGGTGATATACGTTCAATCGCGAGGATCATCAGCCTTATAGAGAACGACACGCCCTCGAAGGACGAGCTGCTGAAGCGCATCTACCCGCTGAGCGGGAACGCCATGGTCCTGGGGATAACCGGAAGTCCGGGAGCGGGGAAGAGCACGCTCACCGACAAGGTGATCGAGAACTTCAGACGGCGGGAGAAGAAGGTGGCCGTGATAGCGATCGACCCATCAAGCCCGTTCTCCGGAGGTGCCATACTGGCGGACAGGATTCGTATGCAACGGCACACCGGGGATCCGGGCGTCTACATAAGGAGCATGGGTACGCGCGGGTCCCTCGGCGGTCTGAGCAGGGGAGCGAAGGAGTCTCTGATTCTGCTCGACGCCTGCGGCTACGACGTGATAATCATAGAGACTGTAGGGGTCGGTCAGTCCGAGGTGGACATAATCAAGATAGCGGACACGGTATGTGTCGTGCTGGTGCCGGGCATGGGGGACGATATCCAGATAATGAAGGCGGGTATAATGGAGATAGCGAACGTCTTCGCCGTAAACAAGGCCGATAAGCCTGGCGTCGATCGGGTGGCGGCAGAGGTGAGGCTCATGCTGGATCTCGTCAAGAATAAGGAATGGACCCCTCCGGTTCACCTCACGGTGGCGGAGGACGGATCAGGAATAGAGGAGCTTGTGGACAGCTTCATCGCACATTCCTCCTTTCTGAAGGACAACCCGGACGGCAGGCGCAGGGAGTGGAGACGACTGGCCTTCGAGGTGGAGGGCATACTGCTGCAAAAACTGACCAGGCTTGCCGAGAAAAGGTGGGACTCGTTCAGGACAGACGAGATCATGGATCTCTTGCTTTCAAGAAAGACAAATCCTTACGCTGTTGCCGAGGATGTTTTGAAAAATATCATGCCCTGA